A genomic stretch from Gemmatimonadaceae bacterium includes:
- a CDS encoding amidohydrolase family protein — translation ILTLGVSQLRMTVAEVFLAATVNGAAALSLAGRVGQIATGYSADMAIWDAGDVREIPYWYGDRRCMGTWMSGKPCYSRKPSDNLNLPR, via the coding sequence GATTCTCACGCTTGGCGTGAGCCAGCTCCGGATGACTGTCGCTGAGGTATTCCTTGCCGCGACCGTCAATGGCGCGGCGGCGCTGAGCCTGGCCGGAAGGGTCGGCCAGATAGCCACGGGGTACTCCGCCGACATGGCGATCTGGGACGCCGGAGATGTTCGTGAGATACCGTATTGGTATGGTGATCGTCGTTGTATGGGCACGTGGATGTCGGGGAAACCCTGTTACTCGCGGAAGCCCTCGGATAACTTGAATCTCCCGCGCTAG